In Candidatus Delongbacteria bacterium, the following are encoded in one genomic region:
- a CDS encoding winged helix-turn-helix transcriptional regulator, translating to MNIDIKTEYSIVVDFILSIARIKTKEIGFGFFSREQEMLERFKPDENLNKIIRKIEKDIPEEYSDLLTKYFSPGIVVFKVFIYLARKEKIKDVNEFISYLENMDKKAIAAIHLYLFSSVKKNKIDMIPLEKAFEKMEDIQNLLNLFKNTPLSGENKWNIIEFYQNPDKVINDIIVFFKWYNEKLFFQFSKKIDRIATKYSLELEKKVSNYGAEYIENLLNIDYSKYDQTKNIRVTISFFSEIGYIFFIMGEDEDFYVLGYRHMEVYAERKHDFLSIIHLFKTLGDETRLNIIKKLASEEMYGDELAKALNLSNSTISYHINMLIMEGIVKLNRVEKKSYLALNKDRLIKLLDESYNIMTGGVNEK from the coding sequence ATGAATATAGATATCAAGACAGAATACTCAATAGTTGTAGATTTCATTCTCAGTATAGCCAGAATTAAAACTAAGGAGATTGGATTTGGTTTTTTTAGTAGAGAGCAAGAGATGCTTGAAAGATTTAAGCCTGATGAAAATTTAAATAAAATTATTAGAAAAATCGAGAAAGATATACCGGAAGAATATAGTGATCTATTAACAAAATATTTTTCACCTGGAATTGTAGTATTTAAAGTCTTTATATATCTAGCAAGAAAAGAAAAAATTAAAGACGTAAATGAGTTCATTAGCTATTTAGAAAATATGGATAAAAAAGCCATAGCAGCTATTCATCTCTATCTCTTTTCGTCAGTAAAAAAGAATAAAATAGATATGATTCCTTTGGAAAAAGCATTCGAGAAAATGGAAGACATTCAAAATCTATTGAACCTTTTTAAAAATACTCCACTATCAGGTGAGAATAAATGGAATATTATCGAATTTTATCAAAATCCTGATAAAGTAATAAATGATATAATCGTATTTTTCAAATGGTATAATGAAAAGCTGTTCTTTCAGTTTTCAAAAAAGATTGATAGAATTGCCACAAAATATTCATTAGAACTGGAAAAGAAAGTTTCAAATTATGGTGCTGAATATATTGAAAATCTTTTAAACATCGACTACAGTAAATATGATCAAACAAAAAATATTAGGGTGACAATCTCATTTTTTTCTGAAATAGGTTATATCTTTTTCATAATGGGTGAGGATGAAGATTTTTATGTCCTTGGTTATAGGCATATGGAGGTATATGCTGAGAGGAAACATGATTTTCTATCAATAATTCATCTTTTTAAAACTCTAGGAGATGAAACAAGGCTAAATATTATTAAAAAACTAGCATCAGAAGAGATGTATGGGGATGAGCTTGCAAAGGCTTTAAATCTTTCTAACTCCACTATCTCATACCACATAAATATGCTAATTATGGAAGGAATAGTGAAATTAAACAGGGTGGAGAAAAAAAGTTATCTAGCATTAAACAAAGATAGATTAATAAAATTACTCGATGAATCATACAATATCATGACTGGAGGTGTCAATGAAAAATAG